GTGTGGTCTTGACTCCCAGTCACCAAGCGCCCGGCAGCGGCTTTCAGGGCTGTGATGGGTTTTTGGTGTGCACAGGGCACTGTGTGGGTCAGGCGACAGGCCACTGTGTCACTGCTGCCATACACTGGagaggcaggggaactgccccGCCCCGGGGTCCCTGAGGACAAAAGGCCAAGTGAAGGATCTCTGAGAAGGCAATGGGCAGACGGCCCCTGCACATCCCACGAAGTGTGAACACCTGCCCACCCCAGGCCCTCCGACCTCTAAACTGCAGGGGGCTGAGGGCAGTGTGGGTCTCCAAGGAGAAGAAATCAAGGGAACCGTTGAGCCGCGCAGCCACAATCCTGGAAGAGAAGAACAGCTGCCAGGGGCCTCTCCCTTAGAGCCCCAGGAGAGCCCCAATCCTGGGGCTGAGCATGTGGGCACAAGAGAGATAAAGGGCCAGTTCAAGAAGGGTCAGGAGGGACATGGCCAAGAGGAAAGCACATGGTACCAGAACAGATGCTGGAGCCAGAGGGCAACTGCAAATATTAAcctccttgtgcctcagtttgtCTGCAAAATAGGGATAAGAGTACCCATCTCACATAATGGTCATGAGAATCAAGTGAGCTAACGTGTAAGGTGGTACCTGGTGAATGTCACATAagtttgtaaattaaaaacaagcGGAGGGCTCCATGTAGCCTGGAGCTGAAGGGAAGACTGCTGAGGGGAAACAGGATGCAGAGTGGGCTATGTTGGGCATTGTGGAAGCCTGCATTCTCCACATAAAAGCAGCTTCAACCCAATCACAGCCCACACCAATTCCTTTTTCCAcaaagaaggattttttttttgctctccaAAATTCCTAGGTACAGTCTGACAGGCAGGGATGGGTATATTTGCCCAATAACCCCAAAGCCTCAAAGCAGGTGGGGTTCAAAATCTTAATGTAGCGAAAGGCAATGCATgcctccaacctctgcccatgAATTTGAAGGGCCACACCAGACCTGGGGAAGCCACAGTTGTATGATTGGAAGTGGGTGGACAAAGAGTGACCACAGTCACCAGGAACCCTGAGGATCAGGGCTGAGACCTCGGGGCTTTCCTTAAAGCTAAAACAAGCAGCAAAGGAGAATTTCCAAGAAGCACAGAGGGACCTGGggaaattggccaggctggagaggATGTCAGCCAAGGCCCATGCAGAACCTCTGCTGACAGGAATGACGGCAGCAGCCACTGGCAGAAATCCACAGCACTAAGGGCAAGGGACGCCCCCTccccaaggaaaaagaaagactcCAGCTCTAGGTCAGATGGTGCTGCCACCAAGAGTCAAGGAGCCTTGGAGGAGGAGCCAGTGTGGGACAGGCAGGCGAAGGCGTTCGGTGGAAGGCACCTGGCCATTGGGTGGAGACCCAGGTTCACCAGCTCAGAGGTGGGGCCAGAACCCAGGTGACTGAGACTCCCCAAGCAGTGTGCATGCAGACGGAGCCCTGGTGACGCCCACAGCCAGCAGGCTTGCTGAGGAGGGCAAGCACGACAGGACCAGGGAGAGCAGAGAACAGCCGCCAGCAGCCAAGGAGAAGAGGGTTCTGCAAGCACACTTTGTTTCTGTAACTAAAAATGCAACCAAGATACCCCAAAGGCTCAAGACTGACAAGCTAATCAGAGAAACTGGCTTCATTGAGAAGGGCGAGAAAGGACAGGAGTGTTATCACTCCCCACTGTCACTGCTTAAGGCCCTGGGAGGTCACCTTGTGCCAGGCCCAATTCCGAGCACGTCACACCCCTAATGCTTTTGTTACCTTCCCATCCAAGTGGACTGCCCTCTGCTTACACGTGTGGGGCTGGTCATCAAGAAGGTCAATCGAAACATACAGTGCAGCAGTGGACAGGAACCAGGACTCAAGACTCAAGATATCTTGAGTATGGCCTAGCCAACAAAGGCTGGGGACAtctggggctggggcaggccaCACTCACCTTTTGTCCAAGAAGACCAGAGCGGTAATGCCTGAGGAGACTTCCTCGCTGCTGCAGCACAGCACCCCTTCAATGGCGTCCCACACCTATTAAGTCCAGAGGCTGTGAGCACCTGCCCACCAGAAAGGCCCACAATCCCCGGGGTGGATAGCCACTCTGCCCACCTTTAGCCCCTCTGCCCACCTCCAGCCGGCCGCTGCTCCGCCCCACCACGATGAGGTGGCCCTGCAGCTCCAAGCTCCAGATGGAACCCTCCGCACTGGGGGCCCAGGCAAGGGAAGGGGAGCCTTTCTCAGGGGAGCCACCCTCGTCCTCAGGGGCCTGGGGCAGCACCGGCCCAGGCGAGGGTGGGCGCAGGGCTGGTGTGCAGACGGCCGCCAGCCCCTCCTCCTGGTACACGCGCTGCACCAGGCGGCTGAAGTCATAGCCTAGGGAGTCCCGAGCGCGGCCACAGACCGCCCGGTGCCGGGGCTCAGGCTGAGTGGGCTGTGAGGGCTGTGGCTGCGCCGAAAAGTTGGTGTCAATTAAGCAGGTGAGGTCAGGCTGGTCCCCGAAGAGGGAAGGCGGTGGAGGGTCCCGGGGGCGGTGTCTCAGGGGAGGGCTGTCCCCAGGCTCCTCTGGGCCAGCCTTCCCACCATCTGAAAGTCGTTCCCAGCTCTCCTGAGCCTCAAGCCCGCTGCCCACGCCACTGTCCCGGCGCTGCCTGCTGGGGGCCAGGATGGTGGAGTGAGAGGGGATGTAGGAGagggggtgtgggggagggggaaagggtgAGAGGGGGAAGTGAGGGGCCATTAGAGGGGACAAGCGGAGAGGGTGcggtgtgggggtgggagggagcctGGAGGGGTTGGGGATACgtcagagggagaaaggaggagagagacatGGCTGCACGGGGTAGGTGGTGGGGTGAGGGGGGTGGGGGGTCACAGAGGAGAGGGCAGCCGCACCTACCCTGGGCGCGGGATACGCGTGAGGCAATCCCCGGTCTGTGCGTCCCACACACAGACGTGGCCTGCCAGGCAACAGCTCACCAGCAGCATGCCGTCGCTGGCCAGGCACTCGATATCCTGCGGGAGCCTGGTGTTGGTGTGGGCCAGGCCCCAGCCCTCCCCTGCCTGGCCGTTGTGCCCCCGCTCACCATGAGGTGGCCGCGCAGGACCAGCGGCACAATCTCCGTCTCAGGTGGCGCATAGCCATAGTCGTCGCAGGGCAGCTCTCCGCGCCTCCGCCGCCCGGGCCCGCTGCCCGGCTGCCCGTAGTTGCGCGGGCACAGCACGCGGTacaggcagagcagcagcagcaccaacACAATGCCCGCGGCTAGACCCAGTGCCGCCACCCTGCACGGGAAGGCGGACTGCTGTGAGACACACCTCATagcctgtcccctcccctcctccctctcccctactCTTGCCCACCTGTCCCCCTCCCCGCACTCTTGCCCACCTGTCCCCCTCCCCGCACTctatcccaccccaccccacccagcaaCCTTACTTGTACAGTGTGACGTCTCCATGGGCCTGCACCCCACCTGGGCCCTTGGGTCCCGCTTCCCAGTGCCCAGCAGGTATGGGCCCCGGTGGGGGCCAGGCACTGCGGCCATCCTGAGGGTGCCGGCCCTCCAGGGCCTCCCTCGGGTTCAGGCGGAGTGTGACTGGGATGACAGGCAGCAGGCTGATGTACCTGGATCCGGACAGTGGGCAGCCTCAGCGGGGGACCCCCTCCCAAGGCTTCCTCCTACTGTGCCTGCCAGCCAGTCcgctccctcctccccaggcacGCCTCAGCTCCACCGGCCAGACTCTCCCAGCATGGGGGTTGGGGACAGAGGTAGGTCCCTCCCCAGGCCAGCCTAGCAGCCAACCTTGCTGTCCCAGATACCAGCACCCAAGTAGCCCTTCTGACCGTGTGGGGtatctccctccccactcctggcaCAGGTGGGTGGGTCTCATTCTAGCGAGGGCTGGCAGCCACCTGTGACTCCTCAGAGGAACCTGGGGTTGCTCTTGGGTTATGGCTGCCTAGACCACCAGTTCCCACCTCACAACCTTatgaattgttttaattatttgcagAATTCAAACTGTGGGCCTACTACATTGGGGAAAGGGGATGGTGAGTTGACACCATCGAGTGAGGAGGTGGCACCTGGCATGGCCCAGCTCACCTCTTGGCCAGCGTGATGTTGTAATAGCTGAAGAGCGTCGGCCAGTGGCGGAAGGACAATTTCCTCCAAAGTTCCTCATCCTCAGGCCCCCAGGTTACCTCTGGGACTGGGCTGTCATGGACAACCTCTGCTGGACCTCCATGCTCAGGTGGCTCGCCTGGCGATGTCTGGTTCTCAGGTAGCTTAGGGGCATCAGGTGGGAAGATGGAGAAGGCAGGGTCCGGGTGGCTGGCGGGCAGCATGCCACTAGGCACGGGCATGGGAGCCAGGGCTCCCTCACCCAGCGGGCTCTGTTCCGTCACCTGGGCAGCGAGGTAGGTGCGCAGCCCTGCTGGGTCTGTGTATACCAGGATGCCAATCCAGACAACGGTGCCAGCCTGCAGTGGAGCAGGGTACTCAGTGGGAGGAATGGGCCTCAACCCCAGCAGCTTCAGCCCTCATGCTGAGAGGAAAGCAGCACGGGGACCTGAGGCCTAGGGATGGAGAGAGGacacaggccccactgtgtgctttcctcctgcctctccgAGTCCTCCTGCTAACACCTGCCAGCACTTGCTGCTGGAGggcctgcttccctttccacaGTTAGGGGCTGAGTTTCTTGGCCTGGAAATAGACTGAACCACCCTGAGGTTTGACACAGAATGTCCCGGTCCCTAATCTCCACCTCAGCTGGGATCAGAAAGCTGCTACCATTCATATGGTCAGCATGGCCAGAGGGCCAGCTGCCTGACCTGCTCCAGAGTCCCCCAGAGGGCCTAGTCTCAGGGAGCCTCAGCCTTCCTCCCGTCTCAGTTCAGCTCCCTGGGAGAGGCACTGCTGCCCCGCAGCCAGCGCAGCCTGGCTGGTGACTGATTTTGCCCAGCACTTTCCACTGTCTGCACACCATGCAGCGGCCGATgaaatgtggcccagggaaatgTGGCCACAGGTGGGTCCATCCCAGAGCACTCGACTAACAGGCTCCTGTCCTGGGCCACTCTCGGGAGAGGATGGCTCCTGTACCTGAGAGCCCTGGAGCTGCTTCTCCCACAGGCTTGTCTCCTCAGAAGCCACCAGGGTCTGGGCAGGGAGGACACAACAGGCAGCTCCCCAGAGCCAGGTTTCCAGGGGCCACCAGAGCCTGAGGAGCATCCCTCGCCACTCTAAGGACAAGTGCAGCACCACAAGAGGCCTGGAGCGCTGGCCCTCCAgaagagggcagggcaggggtggcAGGTACCATGATGAGACGCTGTGCCAGGCGGGTGCGGGCCAGGAAGTAGACAACACGCAGCCTCTTGGGGAGCCGCAGGTTTCGGAAGGAAGACGGCTGCAACGTGatggtgtggggtgtggacggcCGCACAGCCAGCTGCCGCTCGTAGCGCGTTGGCTGCCCCACTGGCTTGGCTGAGGGTAGGCAGGCCTCAGGGGGCAGCCGCTTGTTCAGGTCCGCTAGCTGTTGGGGGCACAGTGGTCAGGGCCCGAGTCCACCATCCAGAGGGCGCCCGCACAGGACCACTGCCCTGCCCAAGGTCCACACCCTTCTCACCCAGGACTCCCTCAGTACAGCCAGGGCTGAGGAGGTGGGCGGGGCAAGGCTCAGCCCACTCCTACCTCCATCCGGCGAATGTCAATGGACAGGACAGTGGTGAAAAACAGCATCTGAAGGAAGAAGTCAGACACCAGCCCCACGACAGCAAAGAGACAGAACTCCTGGAATCAGAGCACacagggtggggtggaggggaggcGGTGCCATGACCTGACTGCCCCAGCCCTAGAGGAGCAGTGCCCGGACTGCAGCCACCTCAGAACCAGCAGGGCAGCAGCAGGCAGGGCACAGCAGAGATGAAGAGAGATGCTGGTTGGTCCTCAGCTCACATACCACTAGCAGCTCACCCTGTctccaccagggggcagcagaaACCCTCACACTTTCTTCAGAAAGGGCTGAAAGGGGAGGGGGGAGTACCTTCCTTGAATCTTCCGGTCCCCCTAGAGAGGACTGAAGGCCTGATCCAACCTGGCAACCTCTAAGCCCCACCAGCCTGCTCCCCAAAAAGTCCTTCCCCACAGAGCCCCCGCCCTGCTCATGCATCACCAACCCAGCCAGAGCCCAGGCCTGATTCAGGGGCTCTCAGAAAGGTTCCCAGCCAGCAACTGCCCTGGAacaatggagagagagagagggataaaCTCTCCTCTAAAATCGAAAAAGGGTGAGCTCTCTGCTCCCCAAGCTCTGTCAGCAGACAGAATTTTCTGAGATGTCGGTGTTGAGACCTCTAGCGCATCACCACAGTGCTACTCGGATCTGGGGTAAGACCGTGGGGTAGACAGTGGCACAGTGGTTGTCTCAGCTCTAACGTCCCAAGACTACCCTATCCTGCAGATACTACTGTTTTCCAGGAGAAGCAGCCCACAGCCCATCTGTTCTCTGTTCACCCCCATCCTGCCAGCCCTGGGGGAAAGATGGGGGAGAAAAGATGGCATCCTCCCCTTCCTGCAACTCCTTTTGGAATGGCCGGCATCAGTCTGAGGTTCCAGCTCAGTGCAGGGCCACCTCCACCTCTGCTCACAGCCCACAGCTGAGCAAGGGCACTTTGCCAAGAGCAGGGTCACTCTGGGCAATGGGTGGTGGCCCTCCACAGGTCAGGCCAGGCAAGGCCTCTTGTCTGGAgatggcagcatgggtcaggGCCAAAGGAAGAGACCGGAGGAAGGGTCTAGGAACCCCACGGTGCTTCTCCCTCAGAAATGGGAAACAGGTGTGACTGAAATGGCACAGACAGTCCTCAGTTTCTGCCATGCCCTTGCAGCCTCCTCCTGCCACCTggctgaaggggaagcaggcagggaGGGGTAGGAAGAGAGGGTCAAGCGCAGAGCCTGCCTGGCTAGGCACTCAATCTCGGAACCCAGCCAGAGTTTGCTGAGCACTTCTGAGTCAGGCGTGCCAGGGGCCATCTGTGTGCTATAGTGATCCGCTTGCCAGGCAAAGAGGTCCCACCTCAGAGGCAAGGATGCCTGTGCTGAAGAGGGGAGCACCCTGTCCATGGCTGCACAGCTGGGGAGCACAGCAGTTGTTTCCATGCTCATCCAGGTGGCAGGCCTTGGGGCCTTACCTGGATGGCAGGCACTAGGGTGAAGTAGCCAATGAGGATGATGCCCAGCTCCGTGGCCATGTTCTTCATGATGGACCAGCTCTCGCTGCTTAGGCCTGCAGAGGGCAGCAACAGGGCACAGGGCAGCACGTGGCCACTCAGCGACATGACTCACACAACCTCAAGAGCCTCAGAGTGGCAGAGGCATGGGGAGGGCCCCCAGCCCTCTGAAGCAGCCATTCCACCAAAGCACCCCAACCCTCAGGGCCCTGCTAATGCCCAGACTCTAAGGGGCTGTCACCACCACACAGCTGCTACAGGGAACAGGTGTTCACAGCCTGGAGGGTGCAGGGGAGAGCTATAACCATCAGAAGGGGGAAGCAGCAGAGTGGAGATGAGAAAATCCACAAGGAAAGCCAAGTGCCACCCACTCCAGCCACATCCAACCTCCGCATGTGGTTCTTGTCTGGTCTGTATGGGCCAGCATGACAGTGTGCCCACCAGCCACATGGCAGAAGCACTCAGGGGGTGGAGGAGCTGGCTGCGTTCTTCCTCAAGCCCCTTCCTGTGGTGAGCCCTGATCCCATGCTATCACACTGTCACATGTCTAAGGCTCTGTGCTCCTACTGGGCAAGGACTATTTCGCCCCATGTCTTCCTAACTCCATATCCAGCACGGGGCCTGGCTTATCACAGAGGCTCACAGAGGTTTGCTGGATGAATGGACAGCTGCCTACAGTCCTGTTCCTCACAGACATAGGGTGACAGGAGGTGACGAGGAGGAAGACGCTCAAGTGACCAGACCTCCAAGGCCGCTTCtcccttttctcattttccccaAAACCCCAGATCCCCAGCTTCTACCAGCAGGGCCAAAGGGAGCTTTTCTGGCAGCCATGAAGGCAGCATCTCTGAAACGGCCAGACCCTGGGGCTTGGGCTAGTGTGCTGGAGTGAGGCAGTAAGAGAAAATACCAGGCACTAAAATCCCCAAACAGAAAGTCACCACCAAATACAAGCCCCACCCAcaatgaagtgcagtggcgtgattacagctcactgcagctttgacctcccaggctcaagcaatcctcccacctcagcctcttgagtaggtgcgaccacaggtgcatgccagtatgccctgctaatttttgtatcttttgtagagatggggtttaactatgttacccaggctggtctcgaactcctgggctcaagtgatccacctgcctcagcctcccaaagtgctgagattacaggtgtgaaggtgtgagccatggcacgcAGCCtggtttgctttcttttcttactgACACATGAACCAGGACGAAGTACAGTCCAGTGGCCCCATGGCTCCCCAGGGCACACACTCAAGGGCTGCCAGGGCCCAGTGGCCCACTGCATATTATGCTGGAGGCAAGAGCAAGGGACATTTCAGGGGCTCTGTTTGCTCACAGAGCGTCAGCAGCAAGAGGAAcaggcccctctccagcccctcctgCAGCCCCCTGCCCAACTCTCCCACTGTGTTACCTTGGGCGATCCGCAGCTTCACCTCCAGGTCTACCGGGGTTGAGACCACGGACTTGGTGAGCACCAACACATTCTCTAACCCAATAACCACCACAAGGTAGGGGAAAATCTCGCTGGGGACAGAGAAGGAGAAGGTGAGGACAGTGCTGTGGTGGTTCCCAACAGACTTGGGCCCTCAGGAAGGCTATGGGGTTTCCAGCCTGTTACAGGGGCTGCTGAGTGACTCCCACAACCACTGGGCAGAAACCCTCCCCTGTCCACCTCACCCAACAAGGCCTGCATCTACACAGTGCTCAGCTTTCAGGCAGGCTCCAGAGCCTTGCGGAGGGGCCAGCAGCTGTCCCGTCTCTAGCCATCTGGCTCAGGGGGGCTGGGAGAGGCCCCTCAGGGAGAGCTGTGCAGCGCCACTGCTAGACCACACTTCTCCCTGCCCTTCCCAGGAGGACTGCTGGCTAAAGACAATGACTGCTGCCAAAACCCACGCCAGTAACTCTGGGTGGATCCATCACAGCTAAATACGCAAGGAGATGAAACCACCCTGAAGGCCCACTCACCTTTGTTGAGAAGCTGTGTGCGGAGAACAACTGTTCCTACAGAAAGCTCTACCAGCTATCTGAGCCCACCGTCCCACACTCCCCGCGGCAGAACCTACGAAAGTCTATGTGCGAGGAACGCCAGCTGAGTTATAACTTGCGGGACCTCTGCTTTGGAGCCGAAGGAAGGGAGGGCCCCTGTAGAGGGTACGGCAGACGGTATGGGAGGGCGGTGTTTAACACCATCAGGCTCAGGAAAGGGAGCAGGTATCTAAGAGCAAGGAAACTACCAGAAACAAAACACGACGTCGATTTTCATACGACCAGCCTGACGGTCCAAGGTGGGGGACAGGCCAATCCATAATCCATTAATAACCATTAACAGACAGGCAGGTGGGCCTATCCAGAGCCAAGATCAAAGCCTGAGGACAAGCCAAGGGAAGGGCTTCCAGACTAAGGTTCAGAGAGGAGCGGCAAGGGGAAAGTAAACATCGGTGGAAAAGGCAACAAATTACAGTGTGCTCATATCTTCCAAAGAGCTTCCTCTAAAATGACCTATTTCATTAGGCATTTAAATGTTCTAATTacgaaaaaaaagaaatgttctctATCTCACACCTCCAGTGGCTTAAGCCATCAAGCTGCAGTGTGTGTGCGGTGTgtgtatatagaatatataaacacAGATGCACAAATCCGACTACACACATGCAATACATACTCatgtatacacaaacacacataccaaCACACACCCCATATATACACACCCAGCCCACAAATACACACTTCTGTACCTATGGACACTCACTATAGCTAGATATGCTATATACAAACACTAGTATGAATACAAGCCagacaaagaagaggaagaaaatatacCTCTTAAATGTCAAAAACGACAATGTGAAGACGTGAGGTCACAGCAAACACCCAGTCCAGGGAAGGCCAAGTACCCAGAAGTGCAAGGCTCTCTGGCCTGAGCCCACCCTGTGGCCCAGTGGAGCCTGCTGGGGACCTACCCGCCATTGAGGGTGGGCGTCAGGCCGAAGAGTGTGCAGAGTCCCACAGACATGAGCAGCGAGCTGAGCACTGTGACCACGGCGGCCAGGGCCAGCCCCCACTTGGACTTGACCATGTCGATCTTCCCTGGAGGGCAGAGAGGGCACATCAGGGCAGCCCCTCC
This sequence is a window from Macaca fascicularis isolate 582-1 chromosome 2, T2T-MFA8v1.1. Protein-coding genes within it:
- the SCAP gene encoding sterol regulatory element-binding protein cleavage-activating protein isoform X5, translated to MKNMATELGIILIGYFTLVPAIQEFCLFAVVGLVSDFFLQMLFFTTVLSIDIRRMELADLNKRLPPEACLPSAKPVGQPTRYERQLAVRPSTPHTITLQPSSFRNLRLPKRLRVVYFLARTRLAQRLIMAGTVVWIGILVYTDPAGLRTYLAAQVTEQSPLGEGALAPMPVPSGMLPASHPDPAFSIFPPDAPKLPENQTSPGEPPEHGGPAEVVHDSPVPEVTWGPEDEELWRKLSFRHWPTLFSYYNITLAKRYISLLPVIPVTLRLNPREALEGRHPQDGRSAWPPPGPIPAGHWEAGPKGPGGVQAHGDVTLYKVAALGLAAGIVLVLLLLCLYRVLCPRNYGQPGSGPGRRRRGELPCDDYGYAPPETEIVPLVLRGHLMDIECLASDGMLLVSCCLAGHVCVWDAQTGDCLTRIPRPGRQRRDSGVGSGLEAQESWERLSDGGKAGPEEPGDSPPLRHRPRDPPPPSLFGDQPDLTCLIDTNFSAQPQPSQPTQPEPRHRAVCGRARDSLGYDFSRLVQRVYQEEGLAAVCTPALRPPSPGPVLPQAPEDEGGSPEKGSPSLAWAPSAEGSIWSLELQGHLIVVGRSSGRLEVWDAIEGVLCCSSEEVSSGITALVFLDKRIVAARLNGSLDFFSLETHTALSPLQFRGTPGRGSSPASPVYGSSDTVACRLTHTVPCAHQKPITALKAAAGRLVTGSQDHTLRVFRLEDSCCLFTLQGHSGAITTVYIDQTMVLASGGQDGAICLWDVLTGSRVSHMFAHRGDVTSLTCTTSCVISSGLDDLISIWDRSTGIKFYSIQQDLGCGASLGVISDNLLVTGGQGCVSFWDLNYGDLLQTVYLGKNSEAQPARQILVLDNAAIVCNFGSELSLVYVPSVLEKLD
- the SCAP gene encoding sterol regulatory element-binding protein cleavage-activating protein isoform X2, whose protein sequence is MTLTERLREKISRAFYNHGLLCASYPIPIILFTGFCILACCYPLLKLPLPGTGPVEFTTPVKDYSPPPVDSDRKQGEPTEQPEWYVGAPVAYVQQIFVKSSVFPWHKNLLAVDVFRSPLSRAFQLVEEIRNHVLRDSSGTRSLEELCLQVTDLLPGLRKLRDLLPEHGCLLLSPGNFWQNDRERFHADPDIIGTIHQHEPKTLQTSATLKDLLFGVPGKYSGVSLYTRKRMVSYTITLVFQRYHAKFLGSLRARLMLLHPSPNCSLRAESLVHVHFKEEIGVAELIPLVTTYIILFAYIYFSTRKIDMVKSKWGLALAAVVTVLSSLLMSVGLCTLFGLTPTLNGGEIFPYLVVVIGLENVLVLTKSVVSTPVDLEVKLRIAQGLSSESWSIMKNMATELGIILIGYFTLVPAIQEFCLFAVVGLVSDFFLQMLFFTTVLSIDIRRMELADLNKRLPPEACLPSAKPVGQPTRYERQLAVRPSTPHTITLQPSSFRNLRLPKRLRVVYFLARTRLAQRLIMAGTVVWIGILVYTDPAGLRTYLAAQVTEQSPLGEGALAPMPVPSGMLPASHPDPAFSIFPPDAPKLPENQTSPGEPPEHGGPAEVVHDSPVPEVTWGPEDEELWRKLSFRHWPTLFSYYNITLAKRYISLLPVIPVTLRLNPREALEGRHPQDGRSAWPPPGPIPAGHWEAGPKGPGGVQAHGDVTLYKVAALGLAAGIVLVLLLLCLYRVLCPRNYGQPGSGPGRRRRGELPCDDYGYAPPETEIVPLVLRGHLMDIECLASDGMLLVSCCLAGHVCVWDAQTGDCLTRIPRPGQRRDSGVGSGLEAQESWERLSDGGKAGPEEPGDSPPLRHRPRDPPPPSLFGDQPDLTCLIDTNFSAQPQPSQPTQPEPRHRAVCGRARDSLGYDFSRLVQRVYQEEGLAAVCTPALRPPSPGPVLPQAPEDEGGSPEKGSPSLAWAPSAEGSIWSLELQGHLIVVGRSSGRLEVWDAIEGVLCCSSEEVSSGITALVFLDKRIVAARLNGSLDFFSLETHTALSPLQFRGTPGRGSSPASPVYGSSDTVACRLTHTVPCAHQKPITALKAAAGRLVTGSQDHTLRVFRLEDSCCLFTLQGHSGAITTVYIDQTMVLASGGQDGAICLWDVLTGSRVSHMFAHRGDVTSLTCTTSCVISSGLDDLISIWDRSTGIKFYSIQQDLGCGASLGVISDNLLVTGGQGCVSFWDLNYGDLLQTVYLGKNSEAQPARQILVLDNAAIVCNFGSELSLVYVPSVLEKLD
- the SCAP gene encoding sterol regulatory element-binding protein cleavage-activating protein isoform X1, with amino-acid sequence MTLTERLREKISRAFYNHGLLCASYPIPIILFTGFCILACCYPLLKLPLPGTGPVEFTTPVKDYSPPPVDSDRKQGEPTEQPEWYVGAPVAYVQQIFVKSSVFPWHKNLLAVDVFRSPLSRAFQLVEEIRNHVLRDSSGTRSLEELCLQVTDLLPGLRKLRDLLPEHGCLLLSPGNFWQNDRERFHADPDIIGTIHQHEPKTLQTSATLKDLLFGVPGKYSGVSLYTRKRMVSYTITLVFQRYHAKFLGSLRARLMLLHPSPNCSLRAESLVHVHFKEEIGVAELIPLVTTYIILFAYIYFSTRKIDMVKSKWGLALAAVVTVLSSLLMSVGLCTLFGLTPTLNGGEIFPYLVVVIGLENVLVLTKSVVSTPVDLEVKLRIAQGLSSESWSIMKNMATELGIILIGYFTLVPAIQEFCLFAVVGLVSDFFLQMLFFTTVLSIDIRRMELADLNKRLPPEACLPSAKPVGQPTRYERQLAVRPSTPHTITLQPSSFRNLRLPKRLRVVYFLARTRLAQRLIMAGTVVWIGILVYTDPAGLRTYLAAQVTEQSPLGEGALAPMPVPSGMLPASHPDPAFSIFPPDAPKLPENQTSPGEPPEHGGPAEVVHDSPVPEVTWGPEDEELWRKLSFRHWPTLFSYYNITLAKRYISLLPVIPVTLRLNPREALEGRHPQDGRSAWPPPGPIPAGHWEAGPKGPGGVQAHGDVTLYKVAALGLAAGIVLVLLLLCLYRVLCPRNYGQPGSGPGRRRRGELPCDDYGYAPPETEIVPLVLRGHLMDIECLASDGMLLVSCCLAGHVCVWDAQTGDCLTRIPRPGRQRRDSGVGSGLEAQESWERLSDGGKAGPEEPGDSPPLRHRPRDPPPPSLFGDQPDLTCLIDTNFSAQPQPSQPTQPEPRHRAVCGRARDSLGYDFSRLVQRVYQEEGLAAVCTPALRPPSPGPVLPQAPEDEGGSPEKGSPSLAWAPSAEGSIWSLELQGHLIVVGRSSGRLEVWDAIEGVLCCSSEEVSSGITALVFLDKRIVAARLNGSLDFFSLETHTALSPLQFRGTPGRGSSPASPVYGSSDTVACRLTHTVPCAHQKPITALKAAAGRLVTGSQDHTLRVFRLEDSCCLFTLQGHSGAITTVYIDQTMVLASGGQDGAICLWDVLTGSRVSHMFAHRGDVTSLTCTTSCVISSGLDDLISIWDRSTGIKFYSIQQDLGCGASLGVISDNLLVTGGQGCVSFWDLNYGDLLQTVYLGKNSEAQPARQILVLDNAAIVCNFGSELSLVYVPSVLEKLD
- the SCAP gene encoding sterol regulatory element-binding protein cleavage-activating protein isoform X3, whose translation is MAGLSSESWSIMKNMATELGIILIGYFTLVPAIQEFCLFAVVGLVSDFFLQMLFFTTVLSIDIRRMELADLNKRLPPEACLPSAKPVGQPTRYERQLAVRPSTPHTITLQPSSFRNLRLPKRLRVVYFLARTRLAQRLIMAGTVVWIGILVYTDPAGLRTYLAAQVTEQSPLGEGALAPMPVPSGMLPASHPDPAFSIFPPDAPKLPENQTSPGEPPEHGGPAEVVHDSPVPEVTWGPEDEELWRKLSFRHWPTLFSYYNITLAKRYISLLPVIPVTLRLNPREALEGRHPQDGRSAWPPPGPIPAGHWEAGPKGPGGVQAHGDVTLYKVAALGLAAGIVLVLLLLCLYRVLCPRNYGQPGSGPGRRRRGELPCDDYGYAPPETEIVPLVLRGHLMDIECLASDGMLLVSCCLAGHVCVWDAQTGDCLTRIPRPGRQRRDSGVGSGLEAQESWERLSDGGKAGPEEPGDSPPLRHRPRDPPPPSLFGDQPDLTCLIDTNFSAQPQPSQPTQPEPRHRAVCGRARDSLGYDFSRLVQRVYQEEGLAAVCTPALRPPSPGPVLPQAPEDEGGSPEKGSPSLAWAPSAEGSIWSLELQGHLIVVGRSSGRLEVWDAIEGVLCCSSEEVSSGITALVFLDKRIVAARLNGSLDFFSLETHTALSPLQFRGTPGRGSSPASPVYGSSDTVACRLTHTVPCAHQKPITALKAAAGRLVTGSQDHTLRVFRLEDSCCLFTLQGHSGAITTVYIDQTMVLASGGQDGAICLWDVLTGSRVSHMFAHRGDVTSLTCTTSCVISSGLDDLISIWDRSTGIKFYSIQQDLGCGASLGVISDNLLVTGGQGCVSFWDLNYGDLLQTVYLGKNSEAQPARQILVLDNAAIVCNFGSELSLVYVPSVLEKLD